The Methanohalophilus levihalophilus genome has a segment encoding these proteins:
- a CDS encoding DUF2117 domain-containing protein: protein MKVGIVIHGPEVVDSGQAGELLSTLRSKFDVFAVAVGTMCRVAVREAALQNVDVSRNFKPSEAIGSLSSQCDYVVLLNTGKTIESGTSFGKIISSRISVPFIQIERPGLADGKVIARGNFENTFPEKLSSLLQMPLDRESSSAWQNILREGNRTYRKVAIVLPGELIMVNGIVVGRAFSEDVALVFENGFIVDIVGAEMREHGVEKVHGYDLLLPLDEQKIWVKSGPLRCPVSGMLRTCGNYPEADVKDKWTVLLIDHNAERLFDRLVEGYDAIVTVGDDTTLVASEILSGYGIPLIGITDGDRDDVMISCRIPCRSTIFRLKSGNDDTFGKLIRTNIFLENDVGRFSSLRELEMRIIGLAGNLMEYMLYF, encoded by the coding sequence GTGAAAGTTGGAATTGTTATTCATGGGCCTGAGGTTGTCGACAGCGGTCAGGCCGGAGAGCTTCTATCAACGCTCCGTTCTAAATTCGATGTTTTTGCAGTTGCAGTGGGAACAATGTGTCGCGTGGCTGTGCGAGAAGCAGCACTTCAAAATGTCGATGTCAGCCGGAACTTTAAACCAAGCGAAGCTATAGGGAGCCTGTCATCGCAATGTGATTATGTTGTACTTCTCAATACTGGCAAGACTATCGAAAGTGGCACATCCTTTGGAAAGATAATCTCTTCCAGGATATCCGTTCCCTTTATCCAGATAGAAAGGCCCGGGTTGGCGGATGGTAAAGTCATCGCAAGGGGGAATTTCGAGAATACCTTCCCGGAAAAGCTTTCTTCTCTGCTTCAAATGCCTCTTGATAGGGAATCGTCGAGTGCGTGGCAGAACATTCTCCGGGAAGGCAACAGGACATACAGGAAAGTCGCAATTGTGCTTCCGGGCGAATTGATAATGGTCAACGGTATCGTGGTAGGTCGGGCATTTTCGGAAGACGTTGCATTGGTTTTTGAAAATGGTTTCATTGTCGATATTGTTGGCGCTGAGATGCGTGAACACGGGGTTGAAAAAGTTCATGGCTATGACCTTTTGCTTCCACTTGATGAGCAAAAAATATGGGTGAAAAGTGGCCCTTTGCGATGCCCTGTTTCCGGCATGCTTCGGACATGCGGGAATTATCCTGAGGCAGATGTGAAAGATAAGTGGACTGTTCTTCTGATAGATCACAATGCTGAAAGGCTTTTTGATAGGCTAGTGGAAGGTTATGATGCAATTGTAACAGTTGGTGATGATACTACATTGGTAGCCTCAGAAATTCTTTCCGGCTATGGTATTCCTCTCATAGGTATTACGGACGGGGATAGGGATGATGTGATGATTTCCTGTCGAATACCCTGCAGGTCGACAATTTTTCGGCTTAAAAGTGGAAACGACGATACTTTCGGCAAACTTATCCGTACCAACATTTTCCTGGAAAACGATGTGGGACGCTTTTCTTCCCTGCGGGAGCTTGAGATGCGAATTATTGGTCTGGCGGGTAATTTAATGGAATATATGTTGTATTTCTAA
- a CDS encoding CbbQ/NirQ/NorQ/GpvN family protein gives MKNIICAEQPVEEYIIREEPYYLPVGDEVEIFTAAYENNLPVNLKGPTGCGKTRFMEYMAYKLKRPLITISCHEDLTASDLIGRFLIKGDSTEWNDGPLTKAVRTGAICYLDEFVEARMDTRVVIHPLTDDRRIMPVDKLGIILHAPPEFMLSISYNPGYQSVLKDLKQSTRQRFVAMDFDYPPADLETKIVAHESGIDEDTARTLVEIGQRIRNFKQHGLEEGVSTRLLIYTGMLIRSGINTKEACKSAMIKPLTDDFDLQKSINEIVSAIVE, from the coding sequence ATGAAAAATATCATCTGTGCAGAGCAACCTGTAGAGGAATACATAATCAGGGAAGAGCCTTATTATCTTCCGGTTGGTGATGAAGTCGAAATATTCACGGCTGCTTATGAAAACAACTTGCCAGTGAATCTGAAAGGGCCCACAGGTTGTGGAAAAACAAGGTTCATGGAATACATGGCCTACAAGTTAAAACGTCCGCTTATAACAATATCCTGCCATGAAGACCTTACAGCAAGCGATCTTATCGGCAGGTTTCTGATAAAGGGGGATTCGACAGAGTGGAATGACGGGCCCCTTACAAAGGCTGTCAGAACCGGAGCTATCTGCTATCTTGATGAGTTTGTAGAAGCGAGAATGGATACAAGAGTTGTTATTCACCCCCTGACAGATGACAGGCGCATCATGCCAGTTGATAAACTGGGAATTATACTTCACGCACCTCCTGAATTCATGTTGTCCATTTCCTATAACCCCGGATACCAGAGTGTGTTAAAAGATCTAAAACAGAGTACTAGGCAGAGATTCGTAGCCATGGATTTTGATTATCCTCCCGCAGACCTTGAAACTAAAATTGTAGCACATGAAAGTGGAATTGATGAAGATACTGCCCGTACACTTGTGGAAATCGGACAGAGAATAAGAAATTTCAAGCAACATGGTCTTGAAGAAGGTGTCAGTACCCGCCTGCTAATCTACACAGGTATGCTAATTCGTTCAGGCATTAATACGAAAGAGGCATGTAAGTCTGCAATGATCAAGCCACTTACCGATGATTTTGACCTCCAGAAAAGCATCAATGAAATTGTATCTGCAATTGTGGAGTGA
- the larA gene encoding nickel-dependent lactate racemase, whose product MTLVDIPYGGKPISIDIPEKNLAGILHPSEPKKHEDEAQLIKNALENPIGSERISEIVDPETKIAIIVSDITRPVPTSRILPHLLEELGKGNAKDENITIVVALGLHRNQTEEEMKKIVGSDVYERIKCVEHNPDNCVPIGTTSRGTPVEVFEKIMDAEVIIGTGNIEYHYYAGYSGGGKCILPGVSSKNSVITNHKMMLLDEATAGNIDSPVRQDIEEAAGIANLAFILNVVLNSRGEIVCAVAGDYIKAHRKAVECVDRMYKVPVEPADAVIVGTDESKGMNLYQAYKPLDNAKNAVKDGGTIVLAAPSAEGFGHETFERWCREHTCPASVIDTFENNFEFGAHKAAFIAQLAKKHKLLIHSEMPDEDVRDIFFEPVRDIQKVVDDLLEENPDARIYVMPYGQMTLPIRSE is encoded by the coding sequence ATGACTTTAGTAGACATACCATATGGTGGCAAACCTATCAGTATCGATATTCCTGAAAAAAATCTTGCAGGAATCCTTCATCCTTCAGAACCCAAAAAACATGAAGATGAGGCACAACTCATTAAGAATGCACTGGAAAATCCCATTGGAAGCGAAAGGATTTCGGAAATTGTTGATCCTGAGACTAAAATAGCCATAATAGTCAGCGACATTACACGTCCGGTTCCTACGTCAAGAATATTGCCTCATTTGCTTGAAGAACTCGGGAAAGGCAATGCAAAGGATGAAAATATTACCATTGTGGTAGCGCTGGGTCTTCACAGGAACCAGACAGAAGAAGAAATGAAAAAAATAGTCGGCTCCGATGTTTATGAAAGAATTAAATGCGTGGAACACAACCCTGACAATTGTGTGCCCATCGGGACCACTTCAAGGGGGACACCGGTGGAAGTGTTTGAAAAAATCATGGATGCTGAAGTCATTATTGGAACCGGGAATATCGAATACCACTATTATGCAGGATACAGCGGTGGTGGAAAATGCATTCTGCCGGGAGTAAGTTCCAAAAATTCAGTGATAACCAATCACAAGATGATGCTCCTTGACGAAGCTACTGCCGGAAATATTGACAGCCCTGTGAGACAGGACATCGAGGAAGCCGCCGGGATTGCAAATCTTGCATTTATCCTGAACGTGGTCTTAAACAGTCGCGGTGAAATTGTCTGTGCAGTTGCAGGAGATTACATCAAAGCCCACCGAAAAGCCGTAGAGTGTGTTGACAGGATGTACAAAGTGCCAGTTGAACCTGCGGATGCGGTGATCGTTGGAACAGACGAGTCAAAGGGAATGAACCTGTATCAGGCATATAAGCCACTGGATAATGCTAAAAATGCAGTCAAGGACGGCGGAACAATTGTGCTGGCAGCCCCTTCGGCCGAAGGATTTGGGCATGAGACTTTTGAAAGATGGTGCAGGGAACATACCTGTCCGGCATCAGTAATTGATACTTTTGAGAATAACTTCGAATTCGGGGCGCACAAAGCTGCATTTATAGCCCAGCTTGCAAAAAAGCATAAACTGCTGATACACTCGGAAATGCCTGATGAAGATGTCAGGGATATTTTCTTCGAACCGGTCAGAGATATACAGAAAGTCGTGGATGATTTGCTGGAAGAAAACCCCGATGCAAGAATCTATGTAATGCCCTACGGACAGATGACATTGCCAATACGATCAGAATAA
- a CDS encoding molybdopterin synthase, with the protein MKIIAVVGNKNSGKTTFTCRLVEALAGKGKVGTVKLMTDHRFDSPEKDTGKHFDAGAAVTSAISEEGVAFINRGQGLEKALDMLADSGMDFAVVEGAKNTDLPKVVLGNLESEAEVSNVLFTLPPQSDWDLDPVVTAMQNLSEYMTLESLITKVKQNPAFPEAGCIGTFVGVVRENTDGTITTMLDFEKYEHVAEKRMESICSDLKKQDGVIDAVMYHKYGKLMPGDDIVYIVVAASHRQQMFPALRGAIERLKEDVPIWKKEITSEGDFWVHDTH; encoded by the coding sequence ATGAAAATCATTGCAGTGGTAGGAAATAAAAACTCGGGAAAAACCACTTTTACCTGCCGTCTTGTTGAGGCTCTTGCCGGAAAAGGGAAAGTTGGCACTGTCAAGTTAATGACAGATCACCGTTTTGACTCTCCTGAAAAGGACACAGGAAAACATTTTGATGCCGGAGCTGCCGTGACTTCCGCAATTTCAGAAGAAGGTGTTGCCTTTATCAACAGGGGCCAGGGCCTTGAAAAGGCACTTGATATGCTTGCAGATTCGGGCATGGATTTTGCAGTTGTTGAAGGGGCAAAGAATACTGATTTGCCAAAAGTTGTGCTGGGAAACCTAGAAAGTGAGGCTGAGGTATCCAATGTTCTTTTTACCCTTCCTCCTCAATCGGATTGGGATCTGGATCCGGTAGTTACTGCTATGCAGAATCTTTCGGAATACATGACTCTTGAATCCCTTATAACTAAGGTAAAACAAAATCCTGCATTCCCTGAAGCCGGATGCATAGGCACTTTTGTCGGGGTTGTCAGGGAAAATACCGACGGCACCATTACCACAATGCTTGATTTTGAGAAATATGAACACGTTGCGGAAAAACGTATGGAATCCATTTGTTCCGATCTGAAAAAACAGGATGGAGTTATCGATGCGGTTATGTATCACAAGTATGGCAAACTCATGCCCGGGGATGACATTGTCTACATCGTCGTTGCAGCATCCCACCGGCAGCAGATGTTCCCGGCTTTAAGGGGGGCAATAGAACGCCTTAAGGAAGATGTGCCCATCTGGAAAAAAGAAATTACTTCAGAAGGGGATTTCTGGGTGCATGACACCCATTGA
- a CDS encoding MoaD/ThiS family protein, giving the protein MKIKTEEIPGNKIQEIEISEGSTYEDVLLNLEINPETVLLLNNGQAVPLDGTVAPGSIKILHVALGG; this is encoded by the coding sequence ATGAAAATTAAGACAGAAGAAATACCAGGAAATAAGATTCAAGAGATTGAGATTTCTGAAGGGAGTACTTATGAGGATGTACTCCTAAATCTGGAAATAAATCCAGAGACTGTGCTATTATTGAACAATGGTCAAGCGGTTCCCCTAGACGGAACCGTTGCGCCAGGAAGTATAAAAATTTTGCACGTAGCCCTTGGAGGATAA
- the radC gene encoding RadC family protein: MSDQSIRIKDLPAEERPRERLVKKGPESLSNSELLAIILRTGTAKENVVTLCNRIFTEYSIKQLSQASLTKLMEIHGVGTAKAAQISAIFELARRLEGFCDEPRRKITSSADVYSILYPQVRELKKERLTTLHLDTKNNVIREEVVSIGTLNSNIVHPREIFKSALLESAASVILTHNHPSGDPSPSREDIAVTRKLVDGGKLLGIDVLDHVIIGDGRYVSLKDEGYIS, from the coding sequence ATGAGCGATCAAAGCATCAGGATTAAAGATCTCCCTGCAGAGGAAAGACCTCGGGAGCGCCTCGTAAAAAAGGGACCTGAAAGCCTTTCCAACTCCGAACTTCTGGCAATAATCCTGAGAACCGGAACAGCAAAGGAGAATGTTGTCACTCTGTGCAATCGTATTTTTACCGAATATAGCATCAAGCAACTCAGCCAGGCAAGTCTTACAAAACTTATGGAAATTCACGGAGTGGGAACTGCCAAGGCCGCTCAGATTTCAGCTATTTTCGAGCTTGCAAGAAGACTAGAGGGATTTTGTGATGAACCAAGACGCAAGATAACATCATCTGCTGATGTCTACTCAATACTCTATCCGCAGGTTCGGGAATTGAAGAAAGAAAGACTCACCACTTTGCACCTTGACACAAAAAACAATGTTATTCGGGAAGAAGTTGTATCCATAGGAACCCTGAACTCAAATATTGTCCACCCAAGGGAAATATTCAAATCCGCACTCCTTGAATCTGCAGCATCTGTTATCCTCACACACAATCATCCATCGGGAGATCCCAGCCCGAGCAGAGAGGACATTGCAGTCACCAGAAAGTTGGTTGATGGAGGCAAACTGCTGGGAATTGACGTACTGGACCATGTAATCATAGGTGATGGACGCTATGTCAGTTTGAAAGACGAGGGATATATTTCCTGA
- a CDS encoding nitric oxide reductase activation protein NorD: MSEDAGKLATLDKRVVKAYQECLPEIASLVDQDILRLWQSVITQIADKKTKSAIEFIEKTKDVFSVLPLDQRLNLVKHTGNFAETDVDTTLAFFENAPLAMATLEDSDFEKWEAIALDFVKENTDIAIIFLNMTPRLLHDLEIEELSEWVEKGKELGLKNTDVPKAFFEGSFSGLANSFRSTSREERNYVLELGAQVACINWKCATGYFENAPELLKELTPEDFGKWVGIGSKIAGETSFYGSDFFSNSPVVLSRVNPKFHPLIFENAELILEKDCLLAGIYFGNLTKILLQIHPKELGKWVKTGIELFEVNREIAIGYFRNSVTLLEDLDITELEDWAMHGLEIYENDQPGGRLYFSLKSRSSKEFVGQLMSGVALKRVRKVLNYYAFGISGINFLIRSHNLLPEEQAPFTHPMVAGKAIYLTPTMKGYGDFEDNFRIYKLSVMHEVGHTQFGKSKCAVGALYPLLGKIITNLDDAFLQNIPELNEEQGNVTSVNFSIPLALFPKPAIATDIFGIIEDARVEYQTTNLYRGLREDFKKVREQMIANRAEPEETMEKFMEALLLLSIGHEPDFEIGEKLRAPVRKTRELLEKKIFQPRSTTFNSLEVTFEIYKIINEEVALLSGKYKPIENLEYRGEGMGTSPSLEEENELAEKMLERFVPQSVPEPDEDEIKQDELQSGPKCAIAKSWEVLGSYSYDEWDDRIKDYKSDWCMIYEVVPSGESSSFYQNTTIHYAHEISLINRIFKMMKPVSFKKMRRQPDGDELDFDAITEAFTDRKCGINPTENLYIRRDKRDRDVATLFLVDVSASTDKMLDDGKSILDVEKEALVIMTEALESIGDKYAIYAFSGDTRADVEFYHIKNFEERFSEDVQCRIGALESAYNTRLGTVIRHSITKLRQVDAKVKLLILLSDGEPYDFGFTEGKYQGRAAIEDTRMAIQEGKALGMHFFCITVDAEASEYMESIFSDIGYTIIDNAMALPEKLPILYNHITT, from the coding sequence TTGTCCGAGGATGCCGGGAAACTGGCAACTCTTGACAAAAGAGTTGTTAAAGCCTATCAGGAATGCCTGCCGGAAATAGCTTCTCTGGTTGATCAGGATATTCTTCGATTGTGGCAGTCGGTAATTACGCAAATTGCCGATAAGAAAACAAAATCTGCAATTGAGTTTATTGAAAAAACAAAGGATGTTTTTTCCGTACTTCCCCTGGACCAGAGGTTAAATTTAGTTAAACATACAGGGAATTTTGCAGAAACCGATGTTGACACTACTCTTGCTTTTTTTGAGAACGCACCGCTTGCAATGGCTACTCTCGAGGATAGTGATTTTGAAAAATGGGAAGCTATAGCACTGGATTTTGTAAAGGAAAACACGGATATAGCTATTATTTTCCTGAATATGACACCCAGACTGCTTCATGATCTGGAAATTGAAGAATTAAGTGAATGGGTGGAAAAAGGGAAAGAACTAGGTTTAAAAAACACAGATGTTCCTAAAGCGTTTTTTGAAGGAAGCTTTAGCGGACTTGCGAACTCATTTCGCAGTACGAGTAGAGAGGAAAGAAACTATGTGCTTGAACTCGGTGCGCAGGTTGCATGCATAAACTGGAAATGTGCTACAGGTTATTTTGAAAATGCACCCGAATTGTTAAAGGAATTAACCCCGGAAGACTTTGGAAAGTGGGTTGGAATCGGGAGTAAAATAGCAGGTGAAACCAGTTTTTACGGTTCTGATTTTTTCAGCAATTCACCTGTTGTCTTAAGCAGGGTTAATCCGAAATTCCATCCGCTGATTTTTGAAAATGCGGAGTTGATACTGGAAAAGGACTGTTTGCTTGCAGGTATCTATTTTGGGAATCTCACAAAAATATTGCTTCAGATTCATCCGAAAGAACTGGGAAAATGGGTCAAAACAGGCATCGAACTGTTTGAAGTAAACAGGGAGATTGCCATTGGTTATTTCAGGAATTCCGTAACCCTGCTGGAAGATCTTGACATAACTGAACTGGAAGACTGGGCCATGCATGGTCTTGAGATTTATGAAAATGATCAGCCCGGAGGAAGGCTATATTTCTCATTGAAATCCAGAAGTTCAAAGGAATTTGTTGGGCAGTTAATGAGCGGTGTTGCACTTAAAAGAGTAAGAAAAGTCCTGAATTATTATGCCTTCGGGATTTCCGGAATTAATTTCCTGATAAGATCCCATAATCTTCTTCCGGAAGAGCAGGCTCCTTTCACGCATCCTATGGTTGCCGGAAAAGCAATATACCTGACACCTACAATGAAAGGATACGGGGATTTTGAGGACAATTTCAGAATTTACAAGCTAAGTGTAATGCATGAAGTCGGACATACCCAATTCGGAAAATCAAAATGTGCCGTTGGTGCTCTATACCCTTTGCTTGGAAAAATAATAACAAATCTTGATGATGCCTTTTTACAGAATATTCCTGAACTAAACGAAGAACAAGGCAACGTAACGAGCGTTAATTTTTCAATCCCACTGGCCCTCTTTCCAAAACCAGCCATTGCAACGGATATATTTGGGATAATTGAAGATGCAAGAGTTGAATACCAGACTACAAATCTCTACAGGGGATTGCGAGAGGATTTCAAAAAAGTAAGAGAGCAGATGATAGCAAATAGGGCAGAGCCAGAGGAAACAATGGAAAAATTCATGGAAGCACTTCTATTGCTTTCTATTGGCCATGAGCCCGATTTTGAGATTGGAGAGAAACTCAGGGCTCCTGTCAGGAAAACAAGAGAGCTGCTGGAGAAAAAAATATTCCAACCTCGTTCAACTACTTTTAATTCCCTTGAAGTCACATTTGAAATTTACAAAATAATCAATGAAGAAGTCGCCCTCCTCTCAGGGAAGTATAAGCCCATTGAGAATCTGGAATATCGTGGAGAAGGTATGGGAACCTCCCCATCATTGGAAGAAGAAAATGAGCTTGCAGAAAAAATGCTTGAGAGGTTTGTTCCTCAGAGTGTACCGGAACCTGACGAAGACGAGATTAAGCAAGATGAGTTGCAATCCGGTCCAAAATGTGCTATTGCCAAGAGCTGGGAGGTACTGGGAAGCTACAGCTATGATGAATGGGATGACAGGATTAAAGATTACAAATCCGATTGGTGCATGATATACGAAGTTGTGCCCAGTGGTGAATCCAGTAGCTTTTACCAGAACACAACTATCCACTACGCCCATGAAATATCACTCATAAACCGTATTTTCAAAATGATGAAGCCGGTGTCATTCAAGAAAATGAGGCGGCAACCAGATGGGGATGAACTTGATTTTGATGCAATTACAGAAGCTTTCACGGACAGAAAGTGCGGTATCAATCCAACGGAAAATCTCTATATTCGGAGAGATAAACGCGATAGGGATGTTGCAACACTTTTTCTTGTCGATGTCAGTGCCTCAACGGATAAGATGCTGGATGACGGGAAAAGCATACTGGATGTCGAAAAGGAAGCCCTTGTGATAATGACGGAAGCTCTGGAAAGTATTGGCGATAAGTATGCAATCTATGCTTTTTCCGGCGATACAAGGGCAGATGTGGAATTTTATCATATAAAGAATTTTGAGGAAAGATTTTCAGAAGACGTCCAATGCAGAATCGGTGCACTGGAATCTGCATACAATACCAGACTGGGGACAGTCATAAGGCACTCAATTACCAAACTGCGACAGGTTGATGCAAAAGTCAAACTGCTCATTCTGCTTTCCGATGGTGAACCTTATGATTTCGGTTTCACTGAGGGCAAATATCAGGGAAGAGCAGCCATTGAAGACACAAGGATGGCAATTCAGGAGGGCAAAGCTCTTGGGATGCATTTTTTCTGCATAACAGTTGATGCCGAGGCAAGCGAGTATATGGAATCTATTTTCTCGGATATCGGATACACAATTATTGATAATGCGATGGCTTTACCAGAGAAGCTGCCAATCCTTTACAATCATATTACAACGTAA
- a CDS encoding transcriptional regulator protein: MVYMNRTDDSKEDIIEAFRDLGVSRNLATTIAYLKSVNEASSLDIEMNTGLRQPEVSVAMRAMRKNNWIEESNKKVSGKGRPTKIYSLSIPVDKIVAHFEHQVREENEARLRIIDKLKALSKD, translated from the coding sequence ATGGTATACATGAACCGAACAGACGATTCTAAAGAAGATATAATTGAAGCATTTCGAGACTTGGGGGTCTCCCGAAATCTCGCAACGACAATTGCTTACCTGAAAAGTGTAAATGAAGCTTCTTCCCTTGACATTGAGATGAATACGGGATTGAGGCAGCCTGAAGTAAGTGTCGCTATGCGAGCTATGCGTAAAAATAACTGGATTGAAGAAAGTAACAAGAAAGTAAGCGGCAAAGGCAGGCCTACTAAAATATACAGTCTTTCAATTCCAGTGGATAAAATTGTTGCACATTTTGAACATCAGGTTCGCGAGGAAAACGAAGCACGCCTTCGAATAATTGATAAATTAAAAGCCCTTTCAAAGGATTAA
- a CDS encoding HAD family hydrolase, translating into MSLRDFFPQEIKAIIFDFDGVLVDSMPYHAAAWVEAFAEVGVNMLPEQIYDIEGSNHIGVIKRIFSGNDMTPSEDQIDSIADRKRELFFEFDKSKAFAGMQQCLNDLKSTYSLALVSGSTRKIVDELVASFYPETFDVVISGSDVLNGKPAPDPFLKAMGMLDVSPERCVIVENAPLGVEAAKNAGAFCIAVPTYVDPATLKKADIIVADHSELLRYLYSLL; encoded by the coding sequence ATGTCCTTGCGTGACTTTTTTCCCCAAGAAATTAAGGCAATAATTTTTGATTTTGATGGTGTTTTGGTGGACTCTATGCCCTATCATGCAGCTGCATGGGTTGAAGCATTTGCAGAAGTCGGTGTAAATATGCTTCCCGAGCAAATATACGATATTGAAGGGTCAAATCACATTGGTGTAATCAAGCGCATTTTTTCGGGCAATGACATGACTCCGTCTGAAGATCAAATAGATTCAATTGCTGACAGGAAACGTGAACTGTTTTTTGAATTTGATAAGTCAAAGGCTTTTGCTGGTATGCAGCAATGTCTTAATGACCTCAAATCCACATACAGTCTTGCTTTAGTTTCAGGTTCTACCAGGAAAATTGTGGACGAGTTGGTTGCCAGTTTTTATCCGGAAACATTTGATGTGGTCATATCCGGTTCAGATGTTCTGAATGGCAAGCCAGCCCCGGATCCTTTCTTAAAAGCCATGGGTATGCTGGATGTCTCTCCTGAAAGATGTGTAATTGTTGAAAATGCCCCTTTAGGCGTTGAAGCAGCCAAAAACGCAGGTGCTTTTTGCATTGCAGTGCCAACTTATGTAGATCCTGCAACTCTGAAAAAAGCGGATATAATTGTCGCAGACCATAGCGAATTACTTCGGTATCTCTATAGCCTGCTTTAA